One genomic region from Arthrobacter pigmenti encodes:
- a CDS encoding ABC transporter substrate-binding protein translates to MANIRSKKAVLPLAALSVLALTLSACGGSEGDGGGEEPAANCSAYEEYGTFEGEEVSVYSTITDSEQDLLENSWADFEECTGIEVAYEGSNEFETQVLVRAQAGNPPDVAIFPQPGLLAAQAREGYIKPAPPEVEALVDENWSEDWKSYGTVDGTFYAAPMLASVKGYVWYSPTTFEENGWEVPATWDEMMELSQTIADSGIKPWCAGFESGEATGWPGTDWIEDVVLRQAGPEVYDQWVAHEIPFNDPQITEAWNTVGDILKNEEFVNGGFGDVRSIISTNVDVAGDPVVEGECAMYHQATFQAANWPEGTDISENGDIWAFITPGEEAGSSAITGGGEFVAAYNEGEPITAFLSYMASAEFANNRVEQGGAISANQGLDASLASSDLDRQSIELLQSEETVFRFDASDLMPGAVGANSFWSGIVEWINGTPTEEVVDTIESSWPE, encoded by the coding sequence ATGGCGAATATTCGCAGCAAGAAAGCGGTGCTGCCGCTCGCAGCACTCAGCGTACTAGCGCTCACCCTCTCCGCCTGTGGCGGGAGCGAGGGCGACGGCGGTGGCGAGGAGCCCGCAGCCAACTGCTCAGCCTACGAAGAGTACGGAACGTTCGAGGGCGAAGAGGTGAGCGTCTACTCAACCATCACCGACAGCGAACAGGACCTGCTGGAGAACTCGTGGGCGGACTTCGAGGAATGCACCGGCATCGAAGTGGCGTACGAAGGCTCCAACGAGTTTGAAACCCAGGTCCTTGTGCGGGCGCAGGCGGGCAACCCGCCGGACGTCGCAATCTTCCCGCAGCCCGGCCTTCTTGCAGCACAGGCTCGTGAGGGGTACATCAAGCCCGCACCCCCGGAGGTTGAGGCGCTGGTCGACGAGAACTGGTCCGAGGACTGGAAGAGCTACGGCACCGTGGACGGCACGTTCTACGCCGCTCCCATGCTCGCCAGCGTTAAGGGTTACGTCTGGTACTCGCCGACAACCTTCGAGGAAAACGGCTGGGAAGTTCCGGCTACCTGGGACGAGATGATGGAACTCTCCCAGACCATCGCGGACAGCGGTATCAAGCCGTGGTGTGCAGGATTCGAGTCCGGTGAAGCAACCGGCTGGCCGGGCACCGACTGGATCGAGGACGTAGTGCTTCGCCAGGCCGGACCGGAAGTCTACGACCAGTGGGTTGCACACGAAATCCCCTTCAACGATCCGCAGATCACCGAAGCCTGGAACACTGTGGGCGACATCCTCAAGAACGAGGAGTTCGTCAACGGCGGGTTCGGCGACGTCCGGTCCATCATCTCCACGAACGTGGATGTTGCAGGAGACCCGGTAGTCGAGGGTGAGTGCGCCATGTACCACCAGGCCACCTTCCAGGCCGCGAACTGGCCTGAGGGTACCGACATCTCGGAGAACGGCGACATCTGGGCCTTCATCACTCCCGGTGAGGAAGCCGGCTCCTCCGCGATCACCGGCGGCGGCGAGTTCGTAGCCGCTTACAACGAGGGCGAGCCGATCACTGCCTTCCTGTCCTACATGGCTTCGGCTGAGTTCGCGAACAACCGTGTGGAGCAGGGCGGTGCGATCAGCGCCAACCAGGGACTGGATGCCTCGCTGGCCTCCAGCGACCTCGACCGCCAGTCCATTGAACTGCTGCAGAGCGAAGAGACCGTCTTCCGCTTTGACGCCTCCGACCTCATGCCCGGTGCCGTAGGCGCCAACTCCTTCTGGAGCGGCATTGTGGAGTGGATCAATGGAACGCCGACCGAAGAAGTGGTCGACACCATCGAGAGCAGCTGGCCCGAGTAG
- a CDS encoding carbohydrate ABC transporter permease, producing MEDVGEKFLQVVIALAIFAAIIGLIMLLVDRAPKSFRDKATIIGFLAPAGILLTVGMVWPAVQTTFLAFTDRDGNVNGLDNFIWMFTEPTALVTLRNTVLWVILVPTISTIVGLVYAVFIDKAHGERVLKALVFMPMAISMVGAGIIWNFMYAYRGTEQDQIGLVNQILVWFGGEPRQFLLDAPWNTFFLIVVMVWIQVGFAMVVLSAAIKGIPADIVEASRLDGATAWQQFWSVTIPSIRGALIVVVTTITIITLKVFDIVRTMTAGNYDTSVVANEMYTQAFRANEPGRGAALALVLFLMVLPVVLYNARQLKKQKEIR from the coding sequence ATGGAGGATGTCGGCGAGAAGTTCCTGCAGGTGGTGATCGCCCTGGCCATCTTTGCGGCCATCATCGGGCTCATCATGCTGCTGGTCGACCGGGCGCCAAAGTCTTTCCGCGACAAGGCAACGATCATCGGGTTCCTTGCACCCGCCGGCATCCTGCTTACGGTCGGGATGGTCTGGCCCGCGGTGCAGACCACGTTCCTTGCGTTCACGGACCGTGACGGCAACGTCAACGGCCTGGATAATTTCATCTGGATGTTCACTGAACCCACGGCCCTGGTGACGCTCCGCAACACCGTCCTGTGGGTAATCCTGGTTCCCACGATCTCCACGATCGTGGGCCTGGTGTACGCGGTCTTCATCGACAAGGCACACGGGGAACGCGTGCTGAAGGCGCTCGTCTTCATGCCGATGGCCATCTCGATGGTGGGCGCAGGCATCATCTGGAACTTCATGTACGCCTACCGCGGCACCGAGCAGGATCAGATCGGCCTCGTGAACCAGATCCTGGTGTGGTTCGGCGGCGAACCACGGCAGTTCCTCCTCGACGCGCCCTGGAACACGTTCTTCCTGATCGTGGTGATGGTGTGGATCCAGGTGGGCTTTGCAATGGTGGTTCTCTCCGCCGCGATCAAGGGAATCCCCGCGGATATCGTCGAGGCGTCCAGGCTTGACGGCGCGACGGCGTGGCAACAGTTCTGGTCCGTCACCATTCCCTCAATCCGGGGGGCCCTGATCGTGGTGGTCACCACTATCACGATCATCACACTGAAGGTCTTCGACATCGTGCGCACCATGACGGCGGGTAATTACGACACGTCCGTCGTCGCCAACGAGATGTACACGCAGGCATTCCGGGCAAACGAACCGGGACGCGGCGCGGCACTGGCGCTGGTGCTGTTCCTGATGGTGCTGCCCGTAGTGCTCTACAACGCACGGCAGCTGAAGAAGCAGAAGGAGATCCGATGA
- a CDS encoding carbohydrate ABC transporter permease, whose protein sequence is MTSTPAVPAMGTDTTPDTTREAPITRRVKNKLTSRGATIAAIIIAVLWTIPTFGLFISSFRSEEVINDTGWWTSFTQFNFTLQNYVDVIGDEGSSSSNLGQYFVNSLAIVIPATLIPLVVAAMAAYIFAWGRFRGKDTLFVFIFALQIVPLQMALIPLLSLFVNLQIGEFQLIPPGSYAQLWIAHTIFALPLAIFLLHNFIAEIPGEVIEAARVDGAGHTTIFWRIIVPLSVPALASYGIFQFLWVWNDLLVALVFSGGTADVAPITQRLAELTGTRGGEWHRLTAGAFVSMIVPLLVFFGLQRYFVRGLLAGGLKG, encoded by the coding sequence ATGACCTCGACCCCAGCCGTGCCGGCCATGGGCACGGATACTACGCCGGATACCACCCGGGAGGCGCCCATCACCCGGCGGGTGAAGAACAAGCTCACCTCGCGTGGGGCGACGATCGCCGCGATCATCATCGCGGTGCTCTGGACCATTCCCACCTTCGGGTTGTTCATCTCCTCCTTCCGTTCCGAGGAGGTCATCAACGACACCGGTTGGTGGACAAGCTTCACTCAATTCAACTTCACGCTGCAGAACTACGTGGATGTGATCGGCGACGAGGGTAGTTCGTCATCCAACCTCGGCCAGTACTTCGTCAACTCGCTGGCGATCGTCATCCCGGCCACCCTGATTCCGCTGGTGGTGGCGGCGATGGCAGCGTACATCTTCGCCTGGGGACGGTTCCGCGGCAAGGACACCCTGTTTGTGTTCATCTTCGCCCTGCAGATTGTGCCGTTGCAGATGGCGCTCATTCCGCTGCTGAGCCTGTTCGTCAACCTGCAGATCGGTGAGTTCCAGCTGATTCCGCCGGGCTCCTACGCTCAGCTGTGGATTGCGCACACCATCTTCGCGCTGCCGCTGGCCATCTTCCTGCTGCACAACTTCATCGCCGAAATTCCCGGCGAGGTTATCGAGGCAGCGAGGGTGGACGGCGCCGGCCACACGACCATCTTCTGGCGCATCATCGTACCGCTCTCCGTCCCCGCGCTCGCTTCCTACGGGATCTTCCAGTTCCTCTGGGTCTGGAATGACTTGCTGGTGGCTCTCGTCTTCTCGGGCGGAACTGCCGACGTCGCTCCCATCACCCAGCGGCTGGCGGAACTGACGGGAACCCGCGGTGGCGAGTGGCACCGGCTTACGGCGGGAGCCTTCGTGTCGATGATCGTCCCGCTTTTGGTCTTCTTCGGACTGCAGCGCTACTTTGTTCGCGGTTTGCTGGCTGGTGGCCTCAAGGGCTGA